Proteins encoded within one genomic window of Cryptosporangium aurantiacum:
- a CDS encoding CAP domain-containing protein — MSGSVFSGEQPSRPDLYAGSRRRFSGMGTIASGFVALVLVLGALLTSELDRYSSQDEEPPLHSQATGSARLPSAAAPAAPAVPLPTTAAPPAAGSASPTPTPTRTAVADAVNTSVLTTVNRALDDLGCAPVVIEPKLVSAARAHMDTMIATGYLTLTAPNGTGPDARAKAAGFRGTAVEAIVLGADAPAQAAKIGVPLPAAADDPLPVTVRVVAKEPLKCGYTSLGADFRRDTRNVPITAIVLGKK, encoded by the coding sequence GTGTCCGGATCGGTCTTTTCCGGGGAACAACCCTCGCGGCCTGACCTGTACGCGGGATCGCGGCGCCGCTTCAGCGGGATGGGGACGATCGCGTCCGGTTTCGTCGCGCTGGTGCTGGTGCTCGGCGCGCTGCTCACCAGCGAGCTCGACCGCTACAGCAGCCAGGACGAGGAACCGCCGCTGCACTCCCAGGCCACCGGCTCGGCACGGCTGCCGAGCGCCGCGGCGCCCGCCGCGCCCGCAGTACCCCTGCCGACGACTGCGGCGCCGCCAGCGGCAGGGTCGGCTTCGCCGACCCCGACCCCGACTCGGACAGCCGTGGCCGATGCGGTCAACACCTCCGTGCTCACGACCGTCAATCGCGCTCTGGACGATCTGGGCTGCGCGCCGGTGGTGATCGAACCGAAGCTGGTGTCGGCCGCGCGGGCACACATGGACACGATGATCGCCACCGGCTACCTGACCCTGACCGCGCCGAACGGCACCGGCCCGGACGCCAGGGCGAAAGCGGCGGGGTTCCGCGGCACCGCCGTCGAGGCGATCGTGCTCGGCGCGGACGCGCCCGCCCAGGCCGCGAAGATCGGGGTGCCGCTACCCGCCGCCGCGGACGACCCGCTGCCGGTCACCGTCCGCGTCGTCGCCAAGGAACCGCTGAAGTGCGGCTACACGTCGCTCGGCGCGGACTTCCGCCGCGACACCCGCAACGTCCCGATCACCGCGATCGTGCTCGGCAAGAAATAG
- a CDS encoding siderophore-interacting protein: MTQPRRKRVARSATVLRTEQLTPHLIRVVLGGEGLADFPAGAFTDHYVKLLFLQDGVEYPEPFDMDAVREQLPRESWPRVRTYTVRSWDAETGELAIDFVYHGDEGIAGPWAAAAKPGDILRFQGPGGAYAPSEDADWHLLVGDEAALPAIAASLERVPAGKLAHVFVEVAGPDEELKLTTEADARITWVHRGDRVVGEALVEAVRSLEFPAGAVHAFVHGEAAFVKELRTLLRVERGVSREQLSISGYWRLGRDEDGWQSSKGEWNATVEAEEEAALAKR, translated from the coding sequence ATGACCCAGCCCCGCCGGAAGCGAGTGGCCCGATCGGCGACGGTGCTGCGCACCGAGCAACTGACCCCGCATTTGATCCGCGTCGTTCTCGGTGGTGAGGGCCTGGCCGACTTCCCGGCGGGCGCGTTCACCGACCACTACGTGAAGCTGCTGTTCCTGCAGGACGGCGTGGAGTACCCGGAGCCGTTCGACATGGACGCGGTCCGCGAGCAGCTGCCGCGGGAGAGCTGGCCGCGGGTGCGCACCTACACCGTGCGCAGCTGGGACGCCGAGACCGGCGAGCTGGCGATCGACTTCGTCTACCACGGCGACGAGGGCATCGCGGGGCCGTGGGCGGCAGCGGCGAAGCCCGGTGACATCCTGCGGTTCCAGGGCCCCGGTGGTGCGTACGCGCCGAGTGAGGACGCCGACTGGCACCTCCTGGTCGGCGACGAGGCCGCGCTGCCGGCGATCGCCGCGTCGCTGGAGCGGGTGCCCGCGGGGAAGCTCGCGCACGTGTTCGTCGAGGTCGCCGGGCCGGACGAGGAGCTCAAGCTCACGACCGAGGCCGACGCGCGGATCACCTGGGTGCACCGCGGCGACCGAGTCGTCGGGGAGGCCCTGGTCGAGGCCGTCCGGAGCCTGGAGTTCCCGGCGGGCGCCGTGCACGCGTTCGTGCACGGCGAGGCGGCGTTCGTGAAGGAGCTGCGCACGCTGCTCCGGGTCGAGCGTGGCGTATCGCGCGAGCAGCTCTCGATCTCCGGCTACTGGCGCCTCGGCCGCGACGAGGACGGCTGGCAGTCCTCCAAGGGCGAGTGGAACGCCACAGTCGAAGCCGAGGAAGAAGCGGCTCTCGCGAAGCGCTGA